Proteins co-encoded in one Bradyrhizobium sp. 170 genomic window:
- the queF gene encoding preQ(1) synthase, whose protein sequence is MAKKSLQKSLQLGRAVEWPDSPEKAQLDRVPNPQADTNYLVRFTAPEFTSICPVTGQPDFAHLVIDYVPGQWLLESKSLKLYVASFRNHGAFHEDCTVMIGKRIATEIKPKWLRIGGYWYPRGGIPIDVFWQAGKLPKDMWVPDQGVAPYRGRG, encoded by the coding sequence ATGGCCAAGAAATCATTGCAGAAATCATTGCAGCTCGGCCGCGCCGTGGAATGGCCGGACAGCCCGGAAAAGGCGCAGCTCGATCGCGTGCCCAATCCGCAGGCGGATACCAATTATCTGGTTCGTTTCACCGCGCCGGAATTCACCTCGATCTGCCCGGTGACGGGCCAGCCTGATTTCGCGCATCTTGTGATCGACTATGTGCCGGGCCAGTGGCTGCTGGAATCCAAATCGCTGAAGCTCTATGTCGCCAGCTTCCGCAACCACGGCGCGTTCCACGAGGATTGCACGGTCATGATCGGCAAGCGGATTGCAACCGAGATCAAGCCGAAATGGCTTCGCATCGGCGGCTACTGGTATCCGCGCGGCGGCATCCCGATCGACGTGTTCTGGCAGGCCGGCAAATTGCCCAAGGACATGTGGGTGCCCGACCAAGGCGTTGCGCCCTATCGCGGGCGGGGTTAG
- a CDS encoding MFS transporter, giving the protein MTATSGTPPALNIIALATFSAALSARALDPVLPHVAEDFSVSIATAASFAAAFAFTFAIIQPVLGAVADMFGKARLMVVCLALLGLANILGAVATSFPLLFASRILAGIGSGGVFPIALGLTSDLVGPEKRQIAIGRTLAGAMTGNLLGASVSGLIGDFLGWRGVLAVLGLIVMVASIVVAVGFRGAALTRPPRTSLSALKQGYRTIFTNPNARICYGAVFIEGCCVLGLFPFIAAFLFELGETSLSIAGIVIAGFAVGGLFYTLTVSRFLPWIGVNGMMIGGAALVGVQLIAVAMGPEWKLQTLSLIFMGWGFYMIHGSLQVFASELSAEARATALSLHAFFFFMGQTIGPIAYGFGIQHAGKVPTLLTAAAVMIALGFVCAKLLRQTRPADAAAA; this is encoded by the coding sequence GTGACCGCCACCAGCGGCACGCCGCCGGCGCTCAATATCATTGCACTCGCGACCTTTTCGGCAGCCCTGTCCGCCCGCGCGCTGGATCCGGTGCTACCGCACGTGGCCGAGGATTTTTCGGTCAGCATCGCGACCGCCGCCAGTTTTGCTGCCGCGTTCGCCTTCACCTTTGCCATCATCCAGCCCGTGCTTGGCGCCGTCGCCGACATGTTCGGCAAAGCCCGCCTGATGGTCGTCTGCCTGGCGCTGCTTGGCCTCGCCAACATTCTCGGTGCGGTGGCGACGTCGTTCCCGCTGTTGTTTGCGTCCCGCATTCTAGCCGGTATCGGCTCGGGCGGCGTGTTTCCGATCGCGCTGGGGCTGACCAGCGATCTCGTCGGGCCTGAGAAGCGGCAGATCGCGATCGGGCGCACGCTGGCCGGCGCTATGACCGGTAATCTGCTGGGTGCCTCGGTGTCCGGCCTGATCGGAGACTTCCTCGGCTGGCGCGGCGTGCTCGCCGTGCTGGGTCTGATTGTCATGGTGGCCTCGATTGTGGTGGCCGTTGGATTTCGCGGCGCCGCGTTGACGCGTCCACCGCGAACCAGCCTGTCGGCCCTCAAGCAAGGCTATCGCACGATTTTCACCAACCCGAACGCACGCATTTGCTACGGGGCGGTGTTCATCGAAGGCTGCTGCGTGCTCGGACTGTTTCCCTTCATAGCCGCCTTCCTGTTCGAACTCGGCGAAACCTCGTTGTCGATCGCCGGCATCGTCATCGCGGGCTTCGCCGTCGGCGGGCTGTTCTACACCCTGACGGTGTCGCGTTTTCTGCCGTGGATCGGCGTCAATGGGATGATGATCGGCGGCGCAGCGTTGGTCGGTGTGCAGCTCATCGCGGTGGCGATGGGGCCGGAATGGAAGCTGCAAACGCTCAGCCTGATTTTCATGGGTTGGGGCTTCTACATGATCCACGGCAGCCTGCAGGTGTTCGCCAGCGAATTGTCGGCGGAAGCGCGCGCGACCGCGCTGTCGCTGCACGCGTTCTTTTTCTTCATGGGCCAGACCATCGGCCCGATCGCCTATGGTTTCGGCATCCAGCATGCCGGCAAGGTCCCGACCCTGCTGACCGCAGCGGCCGTCATGATCGCGCTCGGCTTTGTCTGCGCAAAACTGCTGCGCCAGACGCGGCCGGCGGACGCTGCGGCGGCGTAG
- a CDS encoding zinc-binding dehydrogenase has protein sequence MSDGKSGLQLRSLLKKSGELELSLVDVPTPEPADDEVVVRVEATPINPSDLGLLIGPADMSTAKVSGSEDTPVVTAKMPEAALRMMAARLDQSLPVGNEGAGVVIRTGSSDAAKALMGKNVSMIGGAMYTQYRTMKVRDVMELPAGTTPADGASWFVNPLTALGMTETMRRENHKALVHTAAASNLGQMLNKICIKDGIGLVNIVRSKEQADILHKIGAKYVVDSTADSFMDDLTNALVETGATIAFDAIGGGRLAGQILTCMETAANKTAKEYSRYGSNVYKQVYIYGSLDNRPTELSRAFGLTWGVGGWLLTPFLQKIGPAEIGRLRQRVASELKTTFASHYTQVVSLQETLQLSNIAIYNKRSTGEKFLINPNKG, from the coding sequence ATGAGTGACGGCAAAAGCGGGCTGCAACTGCGCTCGCTGCTCAAGAAGAGCGGCGAACTCGAACTGTCGCTGGTGGACGTCCCGACGCCTGAGCCGGCCGACGACGAAGTCGTGGTCCGGGTCGAGGCCACGCCGATCAACCCGTCCGATCTCGGGCTCCTGATCGGCCCGGCCGACATGTCGACCGCCAAGGTTTCAGGCAGCGAGGACACGCCCGTGGTCACCGCAAAAATGCCGGAAGCCGCCCTGCGGATGATGGCGGCGCGGCTCGATCAATCGCTCCCGGTGGGCAATGAAGGCGCCGGCGTGGTGATCAGGACCGGATCGTCGGATGCCGCCAAGGCGCTGATGGGCAAGAATGTCTCGATGATCGGCGGCGCGATGTACACGCAGTACCGCACCATGAAGGTGCGGGACGTGATGGAGCTTCCCGCAGGCACCACGCCTGCCGACGGCGCGTCATGGTTCGTCAATCCGCTGACCGCGCTCGGCATGACCGAGACCATGCGGCGCGAAAATCACAAGGCTCTGGTGCACACCGCAGCCGCGTCGAACCTCGGGCAGATGCTCAACAAGATCTGCATCAAGGACGGCATCGGTCTCGTCAACATCGTGCGCAGCAAGGAGCAGGCGGATATCCTGCACAAGATCGGCGCCAAATATGTCGTCGATTCCACTGCAGATAGCTTCATGGACGATCTGACCAACGCGCTGGTGGAAACCGGCGCAACGATCGCGTTCGACGCCATCGGCGGCGGCAGGCTCGCGGGACAAATCCTCACCTGCATGGAGACCGCGGCCAACAAGACCGCCAAGGAATACAGCCGTTACGGCTCGAACGTGTACAAGCAGGTCTATATCTACGGCAGCCTCGACAACCGTCCGACCGAATTGAGCCGGGCGTTCGGCTTGACCTGGGGCGTCGGCGGCTGGCTGCTGACGCCGTTCCTGCAGAAGATCGGCCCCGCCGAAATCGGCCGCTTACGCCAGCGCGTCGCTTCCGAACTCAAGACCACCTTTGCCAGCCATTACACGCAAGTTGTGTCGCTGCAGGAGACGCTGCAGCTCTCCAACATCGCGATCTACAACAAGCGCTCCACCGGCGAGAAATTCCTGATCAACCCGAACAAGGGCTGA
- a CDS encoding NADPH-dependent FMN reductase, which produces MATHTIVTIVGSLRKEGFSIKIANALAKLAPASLKLDVTTLGGLSFFNQDLEAAPPADWLAFREKLQQSNGVLFVTPEYNRSIPGVLKNAIDVGSRPYGKSSFLGKPVGIISNSPGALGGVNAAKHLQNILPGITGPILGQPEIYLNGVGDAFDDKGQLVKESVQKVLQQYLEAFAAFIEKQNK; this is translated from the coding sequence ATGGCCACCCATACCATCGTCACGATCGTCGGCTCGCTTCGCAAGGAGGGTTTTTCGATCAAGATCGCCAATGCGCTCGCAAAGCTGGCGCCGGCTTCGCTGAAGCTCGACGTCACCACGCTAGGCGGCCTTTCCTTCTTCAACCAGGATCTGGAAGCGGCACCGCCGGCCGACTGGCTGGCGTTCCGCGAAAAGCTGCAGCAGTCGAACGGCGTGCTGTTCGTGACGCCCGAATATAACCGCTCGATCCCCGGCGTCCTGAAGAACGCGATCGACGTCGGCTCGCGCCCCTACGGGAAGAGCTCGTTCCTCGGCAAGCCCGTCGGCATCATCAGCAATTCCCCCGGCGCGCTCGGCGGCGTCAACGCGGCCAAGCATTTGCAGAACATCTTGCCCGGCATTACTGGTCCGATCCTTGGCCAACCCGAGATCTACCTGAACGGTGTCGGCGACGCCTTTGACGACAAAGGCCAGCTCGTCAAGGAATCGGTGCAAAAGGTGCTGCAGCAATATCTCGAAGCGTTTGCGGCGTTCATCGAGAAGCAGAACAAGTAA
- a CDS encoding c-type cytochrome, with protein sequence MRLFAILLLLPLLLPAPAIAEENGMRAFAPCRACHSLDPAERNLPGPNLSGVIGRAIGGAAEFDYSPVLRKARDEGLRWDAKRLEAFLTDPAAMFPGLWMSMRGIEDVAERQALVRFLEDPASR encoded by the coding sequence GTGAGATTGTTTGCAATCCTGCTGCTGTTGCCGCTTCTCCTGCCGGCTCCCGCTATCGCGGAGGAAAACGGCATGCGGGCGTTCGCGCCCTGCCGCGCCTGCCACAGCCTCGATCCGGCTGAGCGCAACCTGCCCGGCCCCAATCTCTCAGGCGTGATCGGCCGCGCCATCGGCGGAGCCGCGGAATTCGACTATTCGCCGGTACTGCGCAAGGCGCGCGACGAGGGCTTGCGCTGGGACGCAAAACGCCTCGAAGCCTTCCTCACCGATCCCGCCGCGATGTTTCCGGGATTGTGGATGTCGATGCGCGGGATCGAGGACGTGGCCGAGCGACAGGCGCTGGTGCGGTTTCTCGAAGATCCTGCATCGCGCTAG
- a CDS encoding NIPSNAP family protein, which yields MIMEMRVYRCLPGRLPALMKRFDTLTLKLWDKHGIKQAGFYTTLIGTSNQELTYFVAWDSLADREKKWTAFQSDPDWIAGRARSEEDGQIIDNIVSQLLVPTAFSAVK from the coding sequence ATGATCATGGAAATGCGCGTCTATCGCTGTCTGCCGGGGCGTTTGCCGGCGTTGATGAAGCGGTTCGATACGCTGACGCTGAAATTGTGGGACAAGCACGGCATCAAGCAGGCCGGCTTCTACACCACGCTGATCGGCACCTCCAATCAGGAGCTGACCTATTTCGTCGCGTGGGACTCGCTCGCCGACCGCGAAAAGAAATGGACCGCATTCCAGTCCGATCCCGACTGGATCGCCGGCCGCGCTAGAAGCGAGGAGGACGGCCAGATCATCGACAACATCGTCAGCCAGTTGCTGGTGCCGACGGCGTTCTCCGCGGTGAAATAG
- a CDS encoding biotin/lipoyl-binding protein: MLELLLCSLLTIFPDYLYRRYRQGKRIGHEITLYSVWFELRFGIIACLMLTVSLITMIFYYHPSTTSATLFYRTIPIVPEVAGRVAEVNVELSAPVKQGDVIFRLDSAKQEASLLTARRKIAEVDAAMLAAQADILKAEGQLQEAKGALQQAQDELDTKSELQKRNPGIVPQRDIEKLTVAVAGRQGSLDAASASKQSAMTRLTALLPAEKASAEAALAEAQVDLDKTFIRAGVNGRVEQFGLRRGDIVNPMIRSAGVLIPEGAGRRALSAGFGQIEAQVMKVGMVAEATCISKPWTVIPMVVTGVQDYIAAGQFRGGEQLVEAQQVVRPGTILVFMEPIYKGGLEGVTPGSSCIANAYTSNHELISSGKVGSFKSFALHVVDATGLVHAMLLRIQALLLPVKTLVLSGH, from the coding sequence ATGCTTGAGCTGCTTCTCTGCTCCCTTTTGACAATATTTCCGGACTATCTCTATCGCCGCTACCGGCAGGGCAAGCGCATCGGCCACGAGATCACGCTCTATTCGGTCTGGTTCGAACTGCGCTTTGGCATCATCGCCTGCCTGATGCTCACGGTCTCGCTGATCACGATGATCTTCTATTACCACCCGTCGACCACGTCGGCGACGTTGTTCTATCGGACCATTCCGATTGTGCCCGAAGTAGCCGGCCGAGTCGCGGAGGTTAACGTCGAACTCAGCGCGCCCGTCAAGCAAGGTGACGTGATTTTCAGGCTTGATAGCGCCAAGCAGGAAGCGTCGCTACTGACAGCCAGGCGCAAGATCGCCGAAGTCGATGCCGCCATGCTGGCAGCGCAAGCTGACATCCTCAAGGCGGAAGGCCAGCTTCAGGAGGCAAAAGGCGCGCTGCAGCAGGCGCAGGACGAACTCGACACCAAAAGCGAACTGCAGAAGCGCAACCCCGGAATCGTGCCGCAACGCGACATCGAAAAGCTCACGGTGGCCGTTGCGGGTCGCCAGGGCAGCCTCGACGCCGCGTCCGCTTCCAAACAGTCCGCGATGACGCGACTGACCGCTCTGCTACCGGCGGAGAAGGCGAGCGCAGAGGCGGCGTTGGCCGAAGCGCAGGTCGATCTGGACAAGACGTTTATTCGCGCCGGTGTCAACGGACGGGTCGAGCAGTTCGGTCTGAGGCGGGGTGATATCGTCAATCCAATGATACGGTCGGCCGGCGTTCTGATTCCCGAGGGTGCCGGACGGCGTGCTCTGTCGGCAGGGTTTGGGCAGATCGAGGCTCAGGTCATGAAGGTCGGAATGGTGGCCGAGGCCACCTGCATTTCCAAGCCGTGGACGGTCATTCCCATGGTGGTTACCGGCGTGCAGGACTACATCGCGGCGGGCCAGTTCAGGGGCGGCGAACAACTGGTTGAGGCGCAGCAGGTCGTGCGTCCAGGTACCATTCTCGTTTTCATGGAACCGATCTACAAGGGCGGGCTGGAGGGCGTGACGCCGGGCAGCAGTTGTATAGCCAACGCCTATACCAGCAATCACGAACTGATCTCGTCAGGTAAAGTCGGTTCATTCAAGAGCTTTGCGTTGCACGTCGTCGATGCCACCGGACTGGTGCACGCGATGCTGCTGCGCATTCAGGCCTTGCTGTTGCCGGTCAAGACGCTGGTGCTGAGCGGGCATTGA
- a CDS encoding FkbM family methyltransferase, with the protein MIARKTARFLLKYASSDPLGLADIVHRRAIEQFRTPPTGLATARFNGVHHEIDMSLHRLMKKYFFHTHEMFLERIFKRCLAPRNIFVDIGANCGYWSAYSLSLVGQSGEVHAFEPVPQYFTFVRRLAELNPDYRVIANQVACGARPGAFTMAVVAPRAENFDNYDINIGSSSLATGFLDHASELTENITVEVIAFDSYVRERKIDLDRVGLIKIDVEGFEAEVFDGMQGVLAKSGRKVPILCEILTDLNRPKPLDGRRIIERLEDCGYRCLDATHLRPIDRDALGFEENILCL; encoded by the coding sequence ATGATTGCTCGGAAGACCGCCCGCTTCCTCCTGAAATATGCATCGAGCGATCCGCTCGGGCTTGCCGATATCGTACACCGCCGCGCGATCGAGCAGTTCAGAACGCCGCCGACGGGCCTCGCGACCGCGCGCTTCAACGGCGTGCATCACGAGATCGACATGTCATTGCATCGGCTGATGAAGAAGTACTTTTTCCATACCCACGAAATGTTTCTCGAACGCATCTTCAAGCGCTGCCTGGCTCCTCGCAATATCTTCGTCGATATCGGCGCCAATTGCGGCTACTGGTCGGCCTATAGCTTGTCGCTCGTGGGCCAGAGCGGCGAGGTGCACGCCTTCGAGCCGGTGCCGCAATATTTCACCTTTGTCCGACGGCTCGCCGAGCTCAATCCCGATTATCGGGTCATCGCCAATCAGGTTGCCTGCGGCGCGCGGCCTGGCGCCTTCACGATGGCCGTCGTCGCGCCACGCGCGGAGAATTTCGACAATTACGATATCAATATCGGGTCGAGTTCACTTGCTACCGGCTTCCTCGACCACGCCAGCGAGCTCACGGAAAATATCACCGTTGAGGTTATCGCCTTCGATAGTTATGTACGCGAGCGGAAAATCGATCTCGATCGCGTCGGCCTTATCAAGATCGATGTCGAAGGTTTCGAGGCTGAGGTCTTCGACGGCATGCAAGGCGTGCTGGCAAAGAGCGGTCGCAAAGTGCCGATCCTGTGCGAGATCCTCACCGATCTGAATCGCCCCAAGCCGCTGGACGGCAGACGGATCATTGAACGCCTTGAGGATTGTGGTTACCGCTGCCTCGATGCCACGCATTTGCGACCGATCGATCGTGATGCGCTTGGTTTTGAGGAGAACATTCTCTGCCTCTGA
- a CDS encoding septum formation initiator family protein, whose protein sequence is MVSRTRLKSILTGLALYTVAALMVGYFGVNAYTGKYGLNARQELDQEIIALTSELARLKRERAQGEQRVSLLRSNRVDPDMLDERARFQLDYANPRDLVRTIKPN, encoded by the coding sequence ATGGTCTCCCGCACCCGCCTGAAATCCATCCTGACCGGCCTCGCCCTCTATACGGTGGCGGCGCTGATGGTCGGCTATTTCGGGGTCAACGCGTATACCGGCAAATACGGGTTGAACGCGCGCCAGGAACTGGATCAGGAGATCATCGCGCTCACCTCGGAACTGGCGCGGCTGAAGCGGGAGCGGGCGCAGGGCGAGCAGCGGGTTTCGCTGTTGCGGTCCAACCGGGTCGATCCTGACATGCTGGACGAGCGCGCGCGCTTCCAGCTCGACTACGCCAATCCGCGCGATTTGGTCCGGACCATCAAGCCGAACTGA
- the eno gene encoding phosphopyruvate hydratase: MTAIVDIIGREILDSRGNPTVEVDVVLEDGSIGRAAVPSGASTGAHEAVELRDGDKKRYLGKGVQKAVEAVNGEIFEALSDQAVEEQVQIDQIMIDLDGTPNKSRLGANAILGVSLACAKAAAESFDMPLYRYVGGTSARTLPVPMMNIINGGAHADNPIDFQEFMILPVGAASFAEALRCGSEIFHTLRGELKKAGHNTNVGDEGGFAPNIPSADAALEFVVSAIGKAGYKAGSDVMLGLDCAATEFFKDGAYVYGGENKTRSRSEQAKYLADLVSRYPIVSIEDGMSEDDMDGWKELTDLIGNKCQLVGDDLFVTNVTRLADGIKNGRANSILIKVNQIGTLTETLASVEMAHKAGYTSVMSHRSGETEDSTIADLAVATNCGQIKTGSLARSDRTAKYNQLLRIEQQLGEQAKYAGKAVFKALA; this comes from the coding sequence ATGACCGCCATCGTCGACATCATTGGCCGCGAAATTCTCGATAGCCGGGGCAATCCCACCGTTGAAGTCGATGTGGTGCTGGAAGACGGCTCGATCGGCCGCGCGGCGGTGCCGTCGGGCGCTTCCACCGGCGCGCATGAGGCGGTCGAACTGCGGGACGGCGACAAGAAGCGCTATCTCGGCAAGGGCGTGCAGAAGGCGGTCGAGGCCGTCAACGGCGAAATCTTCGAGGCGCTGAGCGATCAGGCCGTCGAGGAGCAAGTGCAGATCGACCAGATCATGATCGATCTCGACGGCACCCCGAACAAGAGCCGGCTGGGCGCCAACGCCATCCTCGGCGTCTCGCTGGCCTGCGCCAAGGCGGCGGCCGAATCCTTCGACATGCCGCTCTATCGCTATGTCGGCGGCACCTCGGCGCGCACCCTGCCGGTGCCGATGATGAACATCATCAATGGCGGCGCGCATGCCGACAACCCGATCGATTTCCAGGAATTCATGATCCTGCCGGTCGGCGCCGCGAGCTTCGCCGAGGCGCTGCGCTGCGGGTCGGAAATCTTCCACACGCTGCGGGGCGAACTGAAAAAGGCCGGCCACAACACAAATGTCGGCGACGAGGGCGGCTTTGCGCCGAATATCCCGTCGGCGGACGCCGCGCTCGAGTTCGTGGTGAGCGCGATCGGCAAGGCCGGGTACAAGGCGGGCAGCGACGTGATGCTCGGGCTGGATTGCGCGGCGACCGAGTTCTTCAAGGACGGCGCTTACGTCTATGGCGGCGAGAACAAGACCCGCTCGCGCTCCGAGCAGGCGAAGTATCTCGCCGATCTCGTCTCCCGTTATCCGATCGTCTCGATCGAGGACGGCATGTCCGAGGACGACATGGACGGCTGGAAGGAATTGACCGACCTGATCGGCAACAAGTGCCAGCTGGTCGGCGACGATTTGTTCGTCACCAACGTCACCCGCCTTGCCGATGGCATCAAGAATGGCCGCGCTAATTCGATCCTGATCAAGGTCAACCAGATCGGCACGCTGACGGAGACGCTCGCCTCCGTGGAGATGGCTCACAAGGCCGGCTACACCTCCGTGATGTCGCACCGTTCCGGCGAGACCGAGGACTCCACCATCGCCGATCTCGCGGTCGCCACCAATTGCGGCCAGATCAAAACCGGATCATTGGCGCGCTCCGACCGCACCGCCAAGTACAACCAGCTCCTGCGTATCGAACAGCAACTCGGCGAGCAGGCGAAATATGCCGGCAAAGCGGTGTTCAAGGCACTGGCGTAA
- the kdsA gene encoding 3-deoxy-8-phosphooctulonate synthase has product MNAKLDAAPVVTVGSVKFGNDLPISIIAGPCQLESRAHALEVASALKEIAGRLKIGLVYKTSFDKANRSSGSTPRGMGLAQALPIFAEIRSSLGLSVLTDVHEPPQCAEVAQAVDVLQIPAYLCRQTDLLLAAAATGKAVNVKKGQFLAPWDMANVVAKITGGGNPNVLVTERGASFGYNTLVSDMRALPIMARTGAPVIFDATHSVQQPGGKGTSSGGEREFVPVLARAAVAVGVAGVFIETHPDPDRAPSDGPNMVPLREFEALLKRLMAFDALAKNASP; this is encoded by the coding sequence TTGAACGCGAAACTCGATGCCGCTCCGGTTGTCACCGTTGGATCGGTCAAATTCGGCAACGACCTGCCGATTTCGATTATTGCCGGACCATGTCAGCTCGAGAGCCGCGCGCACGCGCTCGAAGTGGCGAGCGCGCTGAAGGAGATCGCCGGTCGGCTCAAGATCGGCCTCGTCTACAAGACCTCGTTCGACAAGGCTAACCGCAGCAGCGGATCGACTCCGCGCGGCATGGGCCTGGCGCAGGCGCTACCGATTTTTGCAGAGATTCGCTCGTCGCTGGGATTATCTGTCCTCACCGACGTGCATGAACCTCCGCAATGCGCCGAAGTTGCGCAAGCGGTCGACGTGCTGCAGATCCCAGCATATCTGTGCCGGCAAACCGATCTCCTGCTGGCGGCCGCCGCGACCGGCAAGGCCGTCAACGTCAAGAAGGGCCAGTTCCTCGCGCCGTGGGACATGGCCAATGTCGTCGCCAAAATCACCGGTGGCGGCAATCCGAATGTACTGGTCACCGAGCGCGGGGCGTCGTTCGGCTACAACACGCTGGTCTCGGACATGCGCGCGCTGCCGATCATGGCACGCACCGGCGCGCCCGTCATTTTCGACGCCACCCATTCGGTGCAGCAGCCGGGTGGGAAGGGGACGTCGTCGGGCGGCGAGCGCGAATTCGTCCCCGTGCTGGCGCGCGCGGCCGTCGCCGTCGGCGTCGCCGGCGTGTTCATCGAGACCCATCCCGATCCTGATCGCGCGCCGTCGGACGGGCCCAACATGGTGCCGCTGCGCGAGTTCGAAGCGTTGCTGAAGCGGCTGATGGCGTTCGACGCGCTGGCCAAGAACGCTTCGCCGTGA
- a CDS encoding lyase, translated as MNRRQFLGTAAGGILAAPAFLRHADAQEGPFRVKYYPVKSGMGSRDTTPAPDGTIWFCGQRNGTLGRLDPRDGSYKLVDLGKGAAPHGVIIGPDGAPWVTEGGQNAIARVDPGDHKVTLFRLPEKETYANLNTAVFDKNGIYWFTGQSGIYGRLDPKSGDMTVFKSPRGRGTYGMTVTPKGDIWYASLAGNHIAKIDLATGNATVVEPPTPNQGARRVWSDSKGRIWVSEWNSGNVSVHDPADGSWKAWKLPGSNPRTYAVYVDDKDKVWVTDFGANAIVRFDPVTEKFNAFPSDKSGANVRQLDGRPGETWGGESGNDRLVMIQTVAPA; from the coding sequence ATGAATCGCCGCCAGTTTCTTGGAACCGCCGCCGGTGGAATCCTCGCTGCGCCCGCCTTCCTGCGCCACGCCGACGCCCAGGAAGGCCCGTTCCGCGTCAAATATTATCCAGTCAAATCAGGCATGGGCTCCCGCGACACCACCCCTGCCCCCGACGGCACGATCTGGTTCTGCGGCCAGCGCAACGGCACGTTGGGACGTCTCGACCCGCGCGACGGCTCCTACAAACTGGTCGACCTCGGCAAAGGGGCAGCTCCCCATGGCGTCATCATCGGCCCTGATGGAGCTCCCTGGGTGACCGAGGGCGGCCAGAACGCGATTGCGCGCGTCGACCCCGGCGACCACAAGGTGACCCTGTTCCGCCTGCCCGAAAAGGAAACCTACGCCAACCTCAACACCGCCGTGTTCGACAAGAACGGCATCTACTGGTTCACCGGCCAATCCGGCATCTATGGCCGGCTCGACCCGAAATCGGGCGACATGACCGTGTTCAAGTCGCCGCGCGGGCGCGGCACCTACGGCATGACGGTTACGCCGAAGGGCGACATCTGGTACGCCTCGCTCGCCGGCAACCACATTGCCAAAATCGATCTGGCGACCGGCAACGCGACCGTGGTCGAGCCGCCGACGCCCAATCAAGGCGCACGCCGGGTGTGGTCGGACTCCAAGGGCCGGATCTGGGTCAGCGAATGGAACAGCGGCAATGTGTCGGTGCACGATCCCGCCGACGGCTCCTGGAAAGCCTGGAAGCTGCCCGGCAGCAATCCGCGCACCTACGCTGTTTACGTCGACGACAAGGACAAGGTCTGGGTCACCGATTTCGGCGCCAATGCGATCGTGCGCTTCGATCCCGTGACGGAAAAGTTCAATGCGTTCCCGAGCGACAAATCGGGCGCGAATGTGCGCCAGCTCGACGGCCGGCCCGGCGAAACCTGGGGCGGCGAATCCGGCAACGATCGCCTCGTCATGATCCAGACGGTCGCGCCTGCGTGA